DNA sequence from the Bradyrhizobium diazoefficiens genome:
GCAGCGACAGCGGATCCTCGTTGATGGCGCCGGCTTCATTCAGTGCTGCCCACAGGATCGGCGCCGCATGGCCTTTCGACAGCACGAACGTATCGACGTTGCGGGCGGCCGGATCGTGCGGATCCCACCGCATCTCGCGGAAGAACAGCGCCGCCACAATGTCGGCGCACGACATGCAAGAGGTCGGATGTCCCGAGCCCGCTTCCGTCGTCATGCGGATCACGAGTCGCCGCAGCCGCCGGGCCTCTGCCCGCAAATCATCCAAGTCGCCGAAGGCCACGGCGCGCTCGCCCTTGGCGGCGAGCTGCTTGAGCAGCGCGTCGAAGGGAGCAATGAATTTCTGCACCGCCTCGTTCTCGAGTTGGGCGCTGACGAGATCGAACGATATCCCGAGCCGCTCCAGGTCGGCCATTACGCGTCGCGCGTCCGGCACGCCCTGATTGACTGTCGCATGGATGGCGCCGTGGTCCCGGAACGCCGCAATCGTTTTGCGCGGCATCGTGTTGATGGTCATCGGGCCGATCAACGGCTCGACATACATGAGGTCCGGATAGTCCGGATTCTTAGTGCTGGTGCTTGCCCACAGCATTCGTTGCACGTGTGCACCCTTCTCGGCGAGCGCCATCCAGCGGTTGCTCGCCAGGATATGGCTGAATGCCTGATAAGCGAGCTTGGCGTTGGCGATCGCGACCTTGCCCAGGAGCCTGCGCGGATCAGGATCTGGAGGTGGGCGGTCAGGCACGATGCGTTGCTGCAACAGCCGATCTCCGAGCACATCGATACGGCTGAGGAAGAAGCTTGCGACCGAGGCGATGCGTTCGATTGGCCGGCCGGCTTCCAGCCGCCGTTCAAGCGCTCGCAGGTAGGCCTCAGCCACTGCTTCGTAGCGGGAGATCGAGAACAGCAGGGCGCTGTTGACGTTGATGCCTTCGAACAGCAGCTCTTCGACGGCCGGAACCCCTGCCGGGGTACCGGGAATCTTGATGAACACGTTCGGCCGGTCCACCATTGTCCACAGCCTGTGCGCCTCCTCGATCGACGCCTTAGTGTCGTGGGCGAGGTGGGGCGAGACTTCGAGGCTTACGAAGCCGTCGACACCCGCGGTCTCCTCGTACACCGGGCGCAGGATGTCACAGGCGTTCCGTACGTCGCTGGTAATGAGCTCTTCATAGATGCCGGCCGGGGATCGGCCCGCCAAGGCCGCGCGGGCGATGTCCTGGTCGTAGTCGGCGCCTTCCGCGACGGCCTTCTCGAAGATGGCCGGATTCGACGTGATACCACGCAGGCCCTCCTCGCCAACCCGCCGTGCCAGATCGCCGCTATCGATCATTCGCCGGGTGAGATCATCCATCCAGCAGCTCTGGCCTTGCGCCAGGAGTTCGACTGTCCGGTTCATATACGTTCTCCTTAGTTCAAGTACCTGGAAAACCGACCACGCACTGCCCTTATTGCCATTCGCCCTTAATCAGCGGACCGATGGGATGCTCGCGCGGCGACAATCTTGAGCTGGCGGAAGATGTCGGCATTGCGGGCCATCTCGTGTTCGGTCTCGATATCTACCCCGTAGGCGCGCTCGGGATCGACGCGCGCGCCGATCAGGATGAACTCGGCGCCTTCACACCGCCACACGCAGCCGGACCTGTCCTTCCGGCTTCATCACCATATAAAAGCGCTGAACGTCGGCCAGGCCTTCCGCCTTGTCTTCCTCGATCCGGGGTCGGTAGGCAAAATAGATGTCGCCTTTTTCGACGATCTCCTCCGGGACCTCCGCCTGCGGGTCGCCGTTGCACAGAAACCATGTTGCAGCCAATCGTGCTCGGCTTCTTCTGTCTTGCATCGGCTCAACGGAGTGCAAACGTTCACGTTCCTGAGTTCCGGCCAGCATTCGATGAGGGTCCGATGCGGATGGAACCGGAGCAGCACGGGGCTGTTAGGCGCTCATGAACATCCGACGCGCTTTTTCGATGACAGCACGTCCTGCCTTTATGGCGGGACTATTTGCACTTGCGCTGTTTCCGCTATCCGCCCGCGCTCAAGACAGCTCAGTTTTGACCTATCACGGTGACAACGGCCGCAGCGGCCAGTACGTCGTTCCTGCGCTATCCTGGGAGAAAGCCAGATCGGTTCAGCTGGATCGCACGTTCAGCGCCCGTGTCGCGGGCTCGATGTACGCCCAGCCGCTGTACTGGCGTCCTCCCGGCGCGAACACCGGGACGTTATTTGTGGTGACGGAGGATGATGTCGTCCAGGCCTTCGATGCGACGACCGGCAAGGAATTGTGGAGGCGCGTGGTCGGGCGCCCTGTGCGCCGTTCGTCGCTGCCGTGCGGGAATATCAATCCGCTTGGTATTAGCGGGACGCCGGTGATCGACCCTGCAACGCAAGCCATCTATTTCGATGCTGCCGTGGAGCGGGGAGACGGTGCGCACCACGAGGTGTTCGCGCTTTCCATAAGGGATGGCAGCGTTCTCCCGGGCTGGCCGATCGATGTGGCCGACCTTCTGCAAAAGGCAGGACAGCATTTCGATCCCAGTGTCCACAACCAGCGCGCGGCACTCGTGCTTCTCGACGGCACTGTCTATATCGCCTTCAGCGGTCATTTCGGTGATTGCGGAAACTTTCACGGTTGGGTGGTCGGAATCTCCCTTCACGAGCCTGGCAAGCATGTCAGCTTCGAAACGCGTGGGCGAGGGGGCGGCATCTGGGCGCCGGGCGGCTTGAGCGTCTCCGAGCATGACATCTACTTTGCGACCGGGAATACACTCGGCGCGCAGACCTGGAGCGACGGCGAAGCCGTCTTTCGCGTTGGACCTGACCTGCGCCGCAGTAACGACAAGAAGGACTATTTTGCGCCATCGGATTGGAAAACACTCGATGCCGGCGATGTAGATCTCGGTGGCACCAATCCGATTCCTCTCGACATTCCCGGCGCAGACGGTAGCCGCGCGCTGATCCTGGCGCTGGGGAAGGATGGCAAGGCCTACCTTCTCGATCGAAATAGTCTCGGCGGCGTTGGAGGTCAGCTGGCGGTCGAAACAGTATCCCAGTCATCGATCGTCACCTCGCCGGCCGCTTATCGAGTCGGCGATGATGTCCTTGTTGCCCTCCAGGCCTCAGGAGCGCATTGCCCGCAACCCGGCCGAGGCCGCGATTTGACGGTCCTCAAGATCGCAGCAGGCTCGCCGCCGTCGATGGCCACCGCCTGGTGCGGTGCGCTCCGCGGCCGCGGCGCCCCGATTGCGACCACTACAGACGGGCATTCCGATCCGATCGTTTGGATGCTTGGCGCCGAAGGCGATGATCGGCTTCACGCGTTCCGCGGCGATACCGGCGAAGCGATCTTTGCCAGCGAGCCCTTGAACGGCCTCCGGCGCTTCCAGACGCTGATCGCGACGCAGGACCGCCTCTATGTCGGCGGCGAGGGACGCATTTACGCCTTTCTCTTTTGAAGGCGATGCGAGCACGGGTGAGGCCCGCCCTTGACCGCGGGTCACGTCCACGTTGACACAGCGGCTCTTGGAAATCAGTGGCGCGACGGCAGTTGATAGAGCCATTGCTGTCGGGCTGGGGCCTGGAGATCAGGTGCAGCGCATTCGCGCTCTGGCCGAACGCGCCGATCCGCTCACAAGAGGGCGCCTGCTTGCCCCGATACGACCTCAAGGTGGGCGGTGCGTCGCGGCCGTCGCAAGCGGCAGAGCGACCGCTTCCGGTGCGCACCATCCCGCCGGCCTCGACCTGCATGGATCGGCGAAGCGTGATCAAGCGGCGGGCCGGACAACGTGCGAACCATGTTTTGTCCGGGGGCGCGAAAATCCACTTTCAGTGCGCGCGGTTTGCCCGGCGGCGTAGTCTGCCGTACTTTCCCGAGCTCATCGATCGCCGACAATTGGTCGCATCGGCCGCTCCGCCAATGCGCCATGCAGAAAGGCCGCTGTACATGCCTCATTGTCATCCGTAACCTCCGCGCCGCGATTTCAGGAGATGCGGCGTGGCGAAGAAGACGGTGACCAAAAAGAAGAGCGCTTCGAACAAAGCGGCTAAGACCTCGAGCAGGAAGGCCGTCGCCCTCAAGGGTGCGGCCGCGAAGACGGCAAAGAAGGCTGCGCCGCGCAAATCGGCCGCCGCGCGCCGCCCCAAGGGGCCGGCTTGGCAATGGTCTGCAGTGGAAACCGCGACCGCGATCCGCTCCGGGGCAATCTCCGTTGTGGAAACCGTCGAGGCGCATCTGGAGCGGATGCATGCCGTCAATCCCCGGCTGAATGCAGTCGTCGTCGATCTCAGCAAGGAAGCGCTGAAGGCGGCGCATGCGGCCGACAAGCAGCGCGCCAGGGGCGGCGAACTCGGTCTCCTGCACGGCGTGCCCGTGACCATCAAGGAGAACGTCGACTACGAGGGCCGGCCAAATTTCAACGGCGTTCCCGCCAACAAGAACCTCGTCGCGCCATCGGATTCACCTGTGGTGCGCAACCTGAAGAAGGCCGGCGCGATCGTCATCGGCCTCACCAACACGCCGGAATTCTCGTTTCGCGGCTTCACCGACAATCCACTGCACGGGCTGACGCTCAATCCGTGGAATCCGAACATCACCTGCGGCGGCTCGTCGGGCGGTGCAGGTTCGGCGGTCGCCGCCGGTATCGGCACCATCGCGCATGGCAATGACATCGGCGGCTCGCTACGCTGGCCGGCGCATTGCAATGGCGTCGCCACCATCAAGCCGACGCAGGGCCGCATTCCCGCTTTCAATGCGAGCGCCGCGGCGGAGCGGCCGATGCTGGCGCATCTGATGTCGGCGCAGGGACCGCTCGCCCGCCACGTTGGCGACGTCCGCCTTGCGCTGGAAGTCATGAGCCAGCGCGATCCGCGCGATCCCTGGTGGGTGCCGTCGCCGCTGACGGGGCCGAAGCCGAAGGGCCCGATCAAGGTCGCGCTGGCCAAGGTCCCGGAAGACATGGCGGTCGATCCGGCGGTCAGCGCGGCGCTTCGCCAGGCCGCTGATCACCTGGAGCGCTCCGGCTATCGCGTCAGCGAGGTCGAGGTGCCCGACATCAACGGCGTCTGGCAGACTTGGTGCGACATCATCACCAACGAGACGGTGGTGATGCAGGAGGCCAGCATGCTGAAGGTCACGTCGGAAGACTTCCACAAGGCGTGGGGCGGGATTAAGAACAAGGCGAGCACGCTCGATCTCAAGGCGTGGATGCAGGCAACAGCCGCGCGCAACGGCCATATCCGTGCTTGGCAGCTGTTCTTCGAGGAGTATCCGGTCGTGCTGGCGCCGACCACGGTGAAGCCGACGCCGGGGCCGCGCGACGACACCATCAGTGCCGAACGCGTGCAAGATATCTTCTGGGGCGAGATCCGCTTCATCTCCGCGATCAACGTGCTGGGGCTGCCCGGCGCGGTGGTGCCGGTGGCCGTGCACGACGGCAAGCCGATCGGCGTGCAGCTCATCGCGGGCCGCTATCGCGAGGATCTCGCGCTGGATGCTGCCGCCGCGATCGAGAAGCGCGCCGGCGTGCTGACCCACCGGCTCTGGGAGACGATGGCCTGATCCTGCTCTCGGGGCTTCGCGCAACACGCGCGAAGCCCCGATGAGCCGGCGAGATCAGTTCGTCAGATGCGAGGCAAGCGTCGTCCACCTTTCGCATGCAGGCTTTTTAGTCGCCCAAACAGGGTGAGATCGTTAATTCAAATTGACTCAAATTTTAGCCAATTCACCAATATCCGTTAGGGTTACTTCCTCGATCTCTAAGCGAATTATTGTCCGCTTTACCACCCGCCTCTAACAGAGAGACGGCGGACAACGCACATGCCTCAGACTGGCCAATAAGTGCGGCCCGCGCCACGCGGAGGTGGTACGATGCGCAACGAGACAATCGCTATTCACGCCGGTTACGAGCCCGAAGCCACCACACACGCGGTTGCCGTGCCGATTTACCAGACCGCGGCCTATGCGTTCGACAGCGCCGACCACGGCGCAGCGCTCTTCAATCTCGAGGCCGAAGGCTTCCGCTACAGCCGCATCGCCAATCCGACCAGTGCCGTGCTGGAGAAGCGCATCGCCCAGCTCGAAGGCGGCGTCGGCGCGCTCGCGGTCGCAACCGGCCAGGCGGCGCTGCATTTCGCCTTCGCCAACGTCGCCGATCATGGCGGCAACATCGTTTCCGTGCCGCAGCTCTACGGCACCACGCATACGCTGCTTTCGCACATCCTGCCTCGGCAGGGCATCACCGGCCGCTTCGCCGAGAGCGACGCGCCTGATGCGATCGCAAAGCTGATCGACGAGAACACCCGCGCCGTGTTCGCCGAGACCATCGGCAATCCCGCCGGCAATGTCTGCGACATCGAGGCCCTGGCAAAAATCGCGCATGCCCATGGCGTGCCGCTGATCGTCGACAACACGGTCGCGACGCCCATCCTGCTCAAGCCTTTCGACTACGGCGCCGACATCGCCGTGCATTCGCTGACCAAGTTTTTGGGCGGCCACGGCACCACGCTCGGCGGCGCCATCGTCGATTCCGGAAATTTTCCCTGGGCCAGGCACGCCGACCGTTTCCCCGGCTACAACAAACCGGATGCCTCCTATCACGGCCTCGTCTATGCCGAG
Encoded proteins:
- a CDS encoding PQQ-binding-like beta-propeller repeat protein encodes the protein MNIRRAFSMTARPAFMAGLFALALFPLSARAQDSSVLTYHGDNGRSGQYVVPALSWEKARSVQLDRTFSARVAGSMYAQPLYWRPPGANTGTLFVVTEDDVVQAFDATTGKELWRRVVGRPVRRSSLPCGNINPLGISGTPVIDPATQAIYFDAAVERGDGAHHEVFALSIRDGSVLPGWPIDVADLLQKAGQHFDPSVHNQRAALVLLDGTVYIAFSGHFGDCGNFHGWVVGISLHEPGKHVSFETRGRGGGIWAPGGLSVSEHDIYFATGNTLGAQTWSDGEAVFRVGPDLRRSNDKKDYFAPSDWKTLDAGDVDLGGTNPIPLDIPGADGSRALILALGKDGKAYLLDRNSLGGVGGQLAVETVSQSSIVTSPAAYRVGDDVLVALQASGAHCPQPGRGRDLTVLKIAAGSPPSMATAWCGALRGRGAPIATTTDGHSDPIVWMLGAEGDDRLHAFRGDTGEAIFASEPLNGLRRFQTLIATQDRLYVGGEGRIYAFLF
- the tal gene encoding transaldolase; amino-acid sequence: MDDLTRRMIDSGDLARRVGEEGLRGITSNPAIFEKAVAEGADYDQDIARAALAGRSPAGIYEELITSDVRNACDILRPVYEETAGVDGFVSLEVSPHLAHDTKASIEEAHRLWTMVDRPNVFIKIPGTPAGVPAVEELLFEGINVNSALLFSISRYEAVAEAYLRALERRLEAGRPIERIASVASFFLSRIDVLGDRLLQQRIVPDRPPPDPDPRRLLGKVAIANAKLAYQAFSHILASNRWMALAEKGAHVQRMLWASTSTKNPDYPDLMYVEPLIGPMTINTMPRKTIAAFRDHGAIHATVNQGVPDARRVMADLERLGISFDLVSAQLENEAVQKFIAPFDALLKQLAAKGERAVAFGDLDDLRAEARRLRRLVIRMTTEAGSGHPTSCMSCADIVAALFFREMRWDPHDPAARNVDTFVLSKGHAAPILWAALNEAGAINEDPLSLRRIDSTLEGHPTPLNPWGRDRIARTRACGRQRARGGEPPGPP
- a CDS encoding O-acetylhomoserine aminocarboxypropyltransferase/cysteine synthase family protein, with the translated sequence MRNETIAIHAGYEPEATTHAVAVPIYQTAAYAFDSADHGAALFNLEAEGFRYSRIANPTSAVLEKRIAQLEGGVGALAVATGQAALHFAFANVADHGGNIVSVPQLYGTTHTLLSHILPRQGITGRFAESDAPDAIAKLIDENTRAVFAETIGNPAGNVCDIEALAKIAHAHGVPLIVDNTVATPILLKPFDYGADIAVHSLTKFLGGHGTTLGGAIVDSGNFPWARHADRFPGYNKPDASYHGLVYAERFGRTAYIERARSVYQRTMGSVLSPFNAFLLLQGIETVALRMERHVENARKVAEFLRNDPRVAWVNYTGFPDSPYYPLVQKYLDGNASSLFTFGIKGGMEAGKTFYDALKLITRLVNIGDAKSLACHPASTTHRQMSPEQQRIAGVLPETIRLSIGIEHAADIIEDIDQALEKACPAARLQAAE
- a CDS encoding amidase family protein encodes the protein MAKKTVTKKKSASNKAAKTSSRKAVALKGAAAKTAKKAAPRKSAAARRPKGPAWQWSAVETATAIRSGAISVVETVEAHLERMHAVNPRLNAVVVDLSKEALKAAHAADKQRARGGELGLLHGVPVTIKENVDYEGRPNFNGVPANKNLVAPSDSPVVRNLKKAGAIVIGLTNTPEFSFRGFTDNPLHGLTLNPWNPNITCGGSSGGAGSAVAAGIGTIAHGNDIGGSLRWPAHCNGVATIKPTQGRIPAFNASAAAERPMLAHLMSAQGPLARHVGDVRLALEVMSQRDPRDPWWVPSPLTGPKPKGPIKVALAKVPEDMAVDPAVSAALRQAADHLERSGYRVSEVEVPDINGVWQTWCDIITNETVVMQEASMLKVTSEDFHKAWGGIKNKASTLDLKAWMQATAARNGHIRAWQLFFEEYPVVLAPTTVKPTPGPRDDTISAERVQDIFWGEIRFISAINVLGLPGAVVPVAVHDGKPIGVQLIAGRYREDLALDAAAAIEKRAGVLTHRLWETMA